The DNA region GTTTCATTCTTCACTTTAGTTACCAGATGAGAAACAGTAATTGCCTTGAAGTGTACACGATACACTACATTGAGTTTTATTGAATTTTCCTTAAAGCAACAACATGATACTTTTTCCGATACAGATGCAGTTGTCAGTTACAGTTTTGCCTTTACACAGATGTGGTTAAGAGGTCTAAATACAAGACTAGACCCAGCTCAAAGTCTGCATATAATAatcaaataatattaatatggtgTTAAAGTATATTTGTTAGtttatatttattatgtttgtggCTTATTCAGTTTAACACCTTTTAACACCTTCTCAGTTTTTGGAAACTTATAAAAATATGATTAACCATGATATAAATCCTATAGTTCAGGAAGTTTTTTATGGCATTAAACAATACGTGCACATAAAGATATCCTGAAGATAAATTATGAAATACCCAAAAAGTAGGTTTAGTAGAGTAGTAGAGTGTATTCATAAACCCAAGCTATTCAAGGATGTTAAAATTCAGTTCTGAAAATACTAATTcctgctttattattttttaggaTGGGATGAACTGGATCTGCAACAACATTGTTAATAAGAAAAAGTAACAtcattatctacagtacattgttaagAAAATAATCCTTAATTTTCACTTATACTTTAAGTGTGTTATTGCTATTAACAATAATTATGTTAATCGTGTTTGCAGCTTCAAGCTATCTCATTTGAAATGAACTGCTGGAAAATAAAATTACCAAGATCTGTGACTGATATTAATGGccttttctgctaatattcATATACAGAAAAGGAAATCTATCAGTCAAGATGGGTTTACTAGTGCAGATTGATCTATCAAAACTGTATGGTTTCTTTGGTTGATAAGCTGTaatgtacaattttaaaaataaaacactagaTCATTATTGTTTCCTGTGTTCATTTATTCCCCTGTAATTATTGTAAGTAGAAAGTAGGTTGACTATTTCAGTTATTACATCTATTgtactttcagaaaacaaatgactGTTTGATACTTATGGCACAAGAATTGTGGGTTATGTATGAAGTTTGTACTCTTAGATCACACTGCTTAAAAATCAGTTCTGTGTAGGTATTGTTTTTACCATTACATTAGTTTAATTCATTTTCCTTAGGAAGGAAAGTGCTGTTTTCTAATTTTCTGAAAACGTTATAACAATGGGAACACTTCATGACTAATTTTTTTAACAACCATCTTATCAAAGTACTAAAAGGTActgttacagttacagtatgtgggtgGAACCacataaaatgtaatgaaatacagtacttgaGCTTTCACCTCTGATGACTTTCCTACCATGTCTACTAACAGAATATAATACTAAAAGATCTAGTCCAGCCATTCCTTGAAAGACGTCAGGGTatgagcttcaacaacacagctgggTAGCGATTTCCTGCCTCACTCTCAGCTGTGAAATGCCTGGTGTTCTAAATGTCTAGTATAACTTTTTTCAGTCTGTGTGTTTCCCATCTTacatttattgtttattattttattacctGTACATAATACACTGCTTTTGTCTACATTGTCATCCCCCAGGTTTTTACCCACTTTTGAATATTGTCTTaatcttttttacttttccttgCATCATCTACAGTGTAACTCTCTGAATTTCATGTGATCTGCTCATTTTACTAGTGTGCTTATTATACCAGAATTCAGATGATTGACATACACTAGAAAAAGCACTCTGGTACCAGCACTCCACTCTGGTACCAATCCATAGGCAGGTcatttccaaatccaagtcacatTGGCTCCTCAGGCAAGAACTTAACCTGGTTTCTGTGACATTAAGCAGATGAGAGAGCTCAAGACACACAATACAGAACGCTGGCCCATCTCAGGGATTGTTCACAAGCAATGCTAGTCCCCATTTCTATAGCCATGTGGACTGGGGAATTGAGGTAAAAGTAAAGTACATTGCTCATGATACAATAGGACTGTCTGCAGTGGGGACTTAAACACAGAACCTTTCATtagaaaaagtattaaaaaccaTCTGAATATCTAAACATACCATATCATATGCTCTGTTTCAACCActgtttttgcttgttcacagatttgtaataaaaataaaaagactaaTAAGAATGGTAAAATGAACGTGATTTATTATTGTTTCTGTAACCTGTTTGCACTGCTGTGCATGAGATTTAAATCCCTCTCTCTTTGAGATACTTCACAATGTCGTGGACTTTCTTGTTCAGTAAGCCCCCATGGACCCCTCTCTTCCCTATCAGAAACACCAGTGCCTTCGCTGTCCTTCCCACGGCTATTGACTTCCCTTCGTCGCCCTTGGTCCTGATGTCCATGGCTGAATCTTCATCGATCATCAGATAGTCTCTGATAACCGAGGCTTTTTTACCTCCTATGGTAATGCCAGTCCTCAGGAAGGATGTCCGATCATTTCCCATCAGTATCTCCACTTCTTGTGGGCTGACAGCTGCCAGAACACCACCAGGTCTGGAAGCCCAGACAGCCTTGCTCTCTGAACAGCCGACGACAGCGGCATCTTCCACGGTTTCCTCTTTGAGAAGAGCCGCAACGTAGTCTTTCCACTCTCCCATTTTTTCCccctattttcagtttttaatacaGAGCTCCTGTTGAAAGATGATGTAGAGGAGTCAGAAAAATAGTCTAATCATTTATCCTACTGTTGTAACTGGTCCATCACATTTTCTCTAATCTCTGAAAAcgaattaattgaattaattgtaGGTATTGCAGTATTACTGAATCACACTTTTCTACTATAACTGCATATTTATTACAGTTCTGAACACTGGACTGTTTATAAATGACactaactactaactactgTTACTAACCATATACAATTCATCATTAGCAACGATCGCGTACGACCAAGCTTTCGGTACAAAGTTTCTCTTCATGTCTTAcaattgtacatacagtacagtaagtctaCAGTCCATGTATTGAAATGTTACcggaacagaaaataataataattaataacagcAAACATTTCTTCCTGGTTTGTTTTACCCTTTGTGCTATTCATTGTTGGAATGAAGGAAAGCGCAGAATGAACCTCAAATCAGAAGTCAGGCAAACAACGTTTTCACACCGAGATCAATTCTCACCACGCTGTGGTGGCCGTCCAGCAAGCTTTCAAGCGTAAACATCATTATCCTTTCCGCGTTTCCGGCACGGCACCTGTAACTGTTTTAATTTCGGCTCACCGTGGAAACAGAACGTGTCTGGCTTTCTGTGAGAAGAGGCTGGAGCTAGAGCGCACCGTTTTCTGTGTTCTGGCAGTAACAAattaaaggctttttttttttaatgggtagCTATTGTAAATGGATGCTGCAAAGAACATGCTGCTGCACGAATTGGTGAAACAAATGCGCTAGACTTACTCACTATCACACAACAACTAGaaacataataataaagcaaactacgaattcatttttaaaatattaaggcaactaaattgattaaaaagtgttgtttttttttctttttaggccACTTTCCGAAACTGATTTTCTTATTTTGGGACGTCGTATAGAGGTCGTTAACCTTATTAAGAAGGTTAATTTATTAAGAAGACCATTCAATCTTAAAAGATTCATGTTTATTGTTTACACGTTTTTAGCCCTTGTGTGGAAAAACTAAAAAGCAGAGCTACATCAATCTTTAAAATGCAGTAGACCTATCTTAATGTTGTTAGAAATTAGGGCTatatctatactgtacattctattTGGAAAGCAGTGGAGTGTGTAATTAACTTAGGACATCGCTTTGATAAGACCTACTCAATCCATTAATGAATAAAGTAATATCTTAAAGGGTGTTATTATGTCCCCTGATTTTCTAACTACAATGAGAGGGAATCGTGGGCGCAGGTTGTCTAGAAGAAATATATTAGTGATAAAGCGTAGTGTTACTACTTACACAAAAACACGAGAATTAACAACTGGGTTTTGAGGCCAGTTACCAGAATTGAACTTTTTTAAGGAAATCATTTTCCTTCTGAATCCTTGCTAGTTTTGCAGTGCCGTCAGTAGGTGGAGCCAACAGCTTTCAAACTGCAGTTTATTAATTGCTCCAGCTACATTAAACTAGCAGTGGCTGGAGTTTTGATTGCGTTACTACAGTTTTTTAATTGTAGGATTGTAGGATAATTGCATTTGAATTACATTGGGGATTGCATAATTCAACACTCTAATTAATACATTCATACTGCAGTTAAATTGATATCCTGAAAAGAACATTATGTCTCTTGCATTATTTATACTTTTGGAGAATTGGATAACTAATTCCACCATGCACAAAGAAGATATTGTTTTGTATAGATAAGGTATTCTTGCTTTCACTCATAACCTTCCACTTTGCAGGCTTTTTTGTCAATGTACTTTATATATATCAGAAATTGTTGCTTATATTTTTGTTTAGATTGATAATACTGATTGTTCTAACCCAgtggaaagaaaaatgtaaaaacctgACCAATTATAAGCAAATAAAGTATGTTTTGTTTGACTCAGAAACAATAGTGGGATATTATTAGAAACtactatatatactgttttagaaACCAGCAATTTCATCAATGTGATAAAGCACCTTAAAAACAagggaaaatgttaaaaaatgcatgattaatttttatttacctTTCACACTAATAACTGAAAAAAGAGAGTACCTTACTTTACCAGAGATGGTAAGAGACTTTAACCAAGAACCGTGTATGAATATAGTGGGCAACACAAAGAATTAACCTAAGACACTTTAATTATTAAAGGTTTTCATTCCTTATcaagaaatacattaaaataaataactccTCTCTGACCTTTGCAATTCTGTCAGAAAATTACGATTAAGCTAAACATTGTAGAATGCTAACATAATACATACACAGAACACCACAGTGGCAGAATCAGTTCTTTATGGGTTGCTATAA from Lepisosteus oculatus isolate fLepOcu1 chromosome 11, fLepOcu1.hap2, whole genome shotgun sequence includes:
- the LOC102696122 gene encoding profilin-3, which produces MGEWKDYVAALLKEETVEDAAVVGCSESKAVWASRPGGVLAAVSPQEVEILMGNDRTSFLRTGITIGGKKASVIRDYLMIDEDSAMDIRTKGDEGKSIAVGRTAKALVFLIGKRGVHGGLLNKKVHDIVKYLKERGI